Proteins encoded together in one Nitrospirota bacterium window:
- a CDS encoding bifunctional (p)ppGpp synthetase/guanosine-3',5'-bis(diphosphate) 3'-pyrophosphohydrolase — protein sequence MPNVEGLIEKVLEYIPHADVGLIRRVYAFSANAHKGQVRKSGEPFLRHPLEVAHILARMKMDIASIVAGLLHDTVEDSLTTSEDIAKEFGRDIADLVEGLTKLSKVEFMSREEKQAENFRKMIISMGKDVRVILIKLADRLHNMRTLSALSITQQKRISQETMEIYAPIANRLGIGWMKIELEDLSLRYLKPDIYTDLAKKISLKKAERDRYIHQVIEIVKQNLKIYGVTAEVYGRTKHFYSIYQKMEAQGVPFEEIYDLTGIRIITDTKVNCYTILGMIHSLWIPVPGRFKDYIGVPKSNMYQSLHTTVIGPAGHRVEFQIRTDDMHEVAEEGIAAHWKYKDKGQAEAKDNQIYNWLRQMVEWQKDLSDSKQFLDSVKVDLFPDVVYVFTPRGDVKEMIRGATPVDFAYSIHTEIGNKCVGAKINGKMVPLRYQLKSGDTVEVITNPNHVPSKDWLKFVKTPSARAKLKHYIKTEERKRSHEIGRKLIEKELHRIGSSFTAVNKLEILKDVFNEYSVKDIEELSVLVGYGKVSPKQIMKKLFPESVEKEEGKEKEEAPKRVRVPGGVKVTGIDDILIHFSKCCNPVPGDKILGYITRGRGISIHTPSCPNIDELDYDKERLVSVEWDTTEPITYPVRISVSTIDRPGVLASVSAAITSSAANISHAEITTTEDRRAILNFIVDVKDLTHLERAIQKIEQVNGVVQVRRLMGR from the coding sequence ATGCCTAACGTAGAAGGACTTATAGAAAAGGTATTGGAATATATACCCCATGCTGATGTGGGGCTTATAAGACGGGTATATGCATTTTCTGCCAATGCCCATAAGGGACAGGTACGCAAGTCCGGTGAACCATTTCTGAGGCATCCACTTGAAGTCGCCCATATACTTGCGAGAATGAAGATGGATATTGCATCCATAGTTGCCGGTCTTTTACATGATACAGTAGAGGATAGTCTTACCACCAGCGAAGATATTGCAAAGGAATTCGGCAGGGACATTGCCGACCTTGTTGAGGGGCTTACAAAACTCAGCAAGGTTGAGTTTATGTCGAGGGAGGAGAAGCAGGCAGAGAACTTCAGAAAGATGATCATCTCAATGGGTAAGGATGTCAGGGTCATACTGATAAAGCTTGCAGACCGTCTGCACAACATGAGGACACTATCCGCATTAAGTATTACTCAGCAGAAGAGGATTTCACAGGAGACAATGGAGATATATGCCCCCATTGCCAACCGGCTTGGTATAGGGTGGATGAAGATAGAACTTGAAGACCTTTCGCTCAGGTATCTGAAACCGGATATCTATACTGACCTTGCAAAAAAGATATCACTGAAAAAGGCTGAACGGGACAGGTATATACATCAGGTGATTGAGATTGTTAAACAGAATCTCAAGATTTACGGGGTCACTGCAGAGGTTTATGGCCGGACAAAACACTTTTACAGCATATACCAGAAGATGGAGGCACAGGGGGTGCCCTTTGAAGAGATATATGACCTGACAGGGATACGTATTATTACCGACACAAAGGTCAATTGCTATACCATACTCGGCATGATCCATTCACTCTGGATACCGGTACCAGGACGGTTTAAAGACTATATCGGGGTACCCAAATCTAATATGTATCAATCACTGCATACAACTGTTATCGGCCCCGCAGGACACAGGGTGGAATTTCAAATAAGGACAGATGATATGCACGAGGTTGCTGAAGAAGGTATTGCGGCACACTGGAAATATAAAGATAAAGGTCAGGCAGAGGCTAAAGATAATCAGATATATAACTGGTTAAGACAGATGGTTGAATGGCAGAAAGACCTCTCAGACAGTAAGCAGTTCTTAGATTCAGTTAAGGTGGATCTGTTTCCTGATGTTGTGTATGTGTTTACCCCAAGGGGGGATGTTAAAGAGATGATAAGGGGGGCGACTCCTGTTGATTTTGCATATTCTATACATACGGAGATTGGGAATAAATGTGTCGGGGCAAAGATAAACGGAAAGATGGTACCTTTGAGATACCAATTAAAGAGCGGCGATACAGTAGAGGTTATAACAAATCCGAATCATGTGCCGAGCAAAGACTGGCTGAAGTTTGTTAAGACTCCGAGTGCAAGGGCAAAGCTTAAGCATTACATAAAGACTGAAGAACGGAAACGCAGTCACGAGATCGGGCGAAAGCTTATTGAAAAGGAACTGCACAGGATAGGGTCAAGCTTCACTGCTGTTAATAAACTGGAAATCCTGAAGGATGTATTTAATGAATACAGTGTTAAGGATATTGAAGAACTGAGTGTATTGGTAGGATATGGAAAGGTTTCTCCAAAGCAGATCATGAAGAAACTGTTTCCTGAGAGTGTAGAGAAAGAGGAAGGTAAGGAGAAGGAAGAGGCGCCGAAACGAGTGCGTGTACCTGGAGGGGTAAAGGTAACGGGTATAGACGATATACTTATACATTTTTCAAAATGCTGTAACCCTGTACCAGGTGATAAAATTTTAGGATACATTACGCGGGGAAGAGGCATATCCATTCATACCCCGTCGTGTCCTAACATTGATGAGCTGGACTATGATAAAGAACGCCTTGTATCGGTTGAATGGGATACTACCGAACCGATTACATATCCTGTAAGAATATCTGTTTCAACCATAGACCGGCCGGGTGTCCTCGCCAGCGTCTCAGCGGCAATAACCTCTTCTGCCGCAAACATCAGCCACGCAGAGATAACCACCACAGAGGACAGAAGGGCCATCCTGAACTTTATTGTTGATGTAAAAGACTTAACCCACCTTGAGAGGGCAATACAAAAGATTGAACAGGTGAACGGGGTAGTGCAAGTCAGAAGGCTCATGGGAAGGTGA
- a CDS encoding pyridoxine 5'-phosphate synthase, whose amino-acid sequence MTRLGVNIDHVATVRQARGGVEPEPVAAAILAETAGADGIVCHLREDRRHIQDRDLELLRKIVTSHLNLEMAAVNEMVKIASKIHPDLVTLVPERREELTTEGGLDVIKQESRLKKVIKTLHENDIEVSIFIDPDTKQIESALETGAKIIEIHTGRYANASTRSEREKELEKIVNATLYAREIGLKVSAGHGLNYKNVTAIADIKEIEELNIGHSIISRALFVGMEAAVREMKKLISNSK is encoded by the coding sequence ATGACAAGGCTTGGTGTAAACATTGATCATGTGGCTACTGTTAGGCAGGCTAGGGGCGGGGTTGAGCCTGAACCTGTTGCTGCTGCTATCCTTGCTGAGACAGCAGGGGCGGATGGCATCGTGTGTCATCTCCGTGAGGACAGGAGGCATATACAGGACAGGGACCTTGAGCTATTACGGAAAATAGTTACGTCTCACCTGAATCTTGAAATGGCTGCTGTAAATGAGATGGTGAAGATTGCCTCAAAGATTCATCCTGACCTTGTTACTCTTGTACCGGAACGTAGAGAAGAGCTTACCACAGAAGGCGGTCTTGATGTCATAAAACAGGAGAGCAGGCTAAAGAAGGTAATAAAAACACTCCATGAAAATGATATAGAGGTCTCAATATTTATTGACCCTGATACAAAGCAGATTGAGTCTGCGTTGGAAACCGGCGCAAAAATAATTGAAATTCATACAGGTAGATACGCAAATGCCTCTACACGGTCTGAGAGGGAAAAAGAGCTGGAGAAGATAGTAAACGCAACCCTGTATGCAAGAGAGATAGGTTTAAAGGTATCCGCCGGCCACGGACTCAACTATAAAAACGTAACAGCAATCGCAGACATAAAAGAGATTGAAGAATTAAACATAGGCCACAGCATCATCTCCCGCGCCCTATTCGTCGGCATGGAAGCCGCAGTCAGGGAAATGAAGAAACTCATTTCAAATTCCAAGTGA
- a CDS encoding XRE family transcriptional regulator: MKDITISKGNVFEDVGLSEPADRPAKAELARKIAEIINNRHLNQIEAARLLGVDHPQISAIMNGRLSGFSLEQLFQFLNIMGRDIQIVVRQKPRSRKKAGLMVICP; this comes from the coding sequence ATGAAAGACATTACTATAAGCAAAGGCAATGTATTTGAAGACGTAGGTCTGTCCGAACCGGCAGACCGACCGGCAAAGGCGGAGCTTGCCCGAAAGATCGCCGAAATCATCAACAATCGTCATCTTAACCAGATTGAGGCTGCCCGTCTTCTGGGAGTAGATCATCCCCAAATTTCTGCCATCATGAACGGCAGGCTTTCAGGCTTTTCATTGGAACAGCTGTTTCAATTTCTTAATATCATGGGGCGGGATATACAGATTGTAGTCAGGCAGAAGCCCCGCAGCAGGAAGAAGGCGGGATTAATGGTCATTTGTCCGTAA